ACCGATCAGTGAACTGTTGACGGCGGATTACACGTTTGTCGACGCTGCACTGGCGAAGTACTACGGTCTGAAGGATTCGAAGATTTCCGAAGATGATTTTGTCAAAGTTACGCTGGCGGATACTCCGCGCCGGGGTGTCCTGGGGCATGCCAGCGTGTTGACCCTGACCAGCAATCCGACACGTACATCACCTGTGATCCGCGGCAAATGGATCCTGGAGAACATTCTGGGAACACCGCCGCCGGAACCTCCCGCCGGTGTTCCGGAATTGGAGGAAACGGCGACCGCGGGAGCCGAGGCATCACTGCGTGAACAGATGGAAATCCACCGCGCTGATCCGGCCTGTGCGTCGTGCCACCGCGTCATGGATCAATTGGGATTCGGCTTGGAAAACTTTGATGCCGTCGGTCGTTTTCGCAAAATGGATGGCAAGTTCCCGGTCGATTCCAGCGGCGAACTTCCCGGCGGTCGCACGTTCAACGGCGGAAAAGAATTGAGCGAGCTGCTGGGACGCAGCGAACAAAAATCGTTCGCCGCAACGGCGGTTCGCAAGCTGATGACGTTTGCACTGGGTCGCGAATTGACCCCTCAAGATCGATGTGTCGTCGATGAAATCGTGGCGCAGACAGCCGCGGACGATTATCGGCTGGCCGATCTTGTCTGGGGCGTGGTCAATAGCCGTCCATTCCAGGCTTACGAGTGGACGCCCAACGTGACGTTCCGCGATGCCGTCGGCGACGCCGAGCGAAAATAGCCCAAATGAATGAAGCGAGATAAATCGTTTGTCTCGTGATAAAGCAAAACCCGTTTGCGATGCTTTCACCAAAACCGGAGACTCCGATGACAGCCCGAACCATCGACCAACGAACCGAGAACGGATTGTTGCATCGCCGCACCTTGCTACGTGGGGCGTCGGTAGCGCTCGGGCTGCCCATGCTCGAAGCGATGTCGCCGTTGGCCAAAAGTGCTTTTGCCTCGGTCGACCCAAAACGTTCTCCGGTGCGTATGGCTTGTGTGTTTGTTCCCAACGGTGTGATCGTGCCCGATTGGAAACCGACCGGTGGCGGTTCGGATTGGCAGTTGTCAAAGACTCTGCAGCCGCTGGCGGCGTTCAAGTCAAAGCTGAACGTCATCGGCGGCTTGGCTTTGGATAACGGACGAGCCAAAAAGGACGGCGCGGGCGACCACGCACGTGGCGGTTCGACGTTCTTGACCGCGGCACGGCCGGTGAAAACCAGTAGCAACATTCGGCTGGGCATCTCCGTCGACCAGGTCGCCGCGACCCAACTGGCCGATGTGACGCGTTTGCCATCGATCGAACTGGGACTGGAAGGCAGTCGCAACGCGGGCAGCTGTGACAGCGGATACAGTTGCGCCTATTCGTCGAATATCTCTTGGCGAAACGAAACCCAACCGATGCCCAAAGAAACGATCCCACGCATGGCGTTTGATCGCATGTTCGGATCGGGCGATTCCGCCCAGCGTCGTGAACTGAATCGGACCCGCCAAAGCATCTTGGATGTCGTCCAGCGGGATGCCAAACGATTGCTGGGCCAAGTCAACCAGACTGACCGACGCAAATTGGACGAGTACTTCACTAGCATTCGCGAAATTGAAAAACGGATCGAACGCACCGAACGCGAAGACGCCGCCGCGCTGCCCGATCTGGATGTGCCCGATGGTCGTGTCGAAGCGTTCCGCGAACACGCGCGGTTGATGTTCGACTTGATGGCGATCGGTTTTCAAACCGATACCACACGCGTCGCGACGTTGATGTTGGACAACGCGGGCGGGAATCGTTCGTATGCCGAAATCGGCGTCAAAGATGCTCACCACCAATTGAGCCACCACCGAAACCGCGAAGAAAACGTCAGCAAGCTTCGCAAGATCGACTACTACTTGGTGGAACAACTGGCGTATTTCCTGGAACGGTTGGATTCGATTCCCGATGGTGATGGCACACTGCTGGACCAATGCATGGTCCTGTACGGCAGCGGGCTGAGCGACGGCAATCGGCACCAGCATGATGACTTGCCGATCGTTTTGGCCGGCAGCGCGGGCGGTCAATTGGAAACCGACCGGTACATTGTGACGCCGTCGGAACGCCCGATGGCCAACATGTTCCTTTCCATGCTGGACATGATGGGCACGCCGGCCGAAAGCATCGGCGATAGCACCGGACGCTTGGATGAATTGGGCGTCACCCTGAACGCCTGACCGATCGGCGGTTTCCGGGCAGGCCGCGGTGATTGTGGTCCACGGTGTGCAGGTGGGCGAACGGTTCGCAATGCGTCAAACTAATGACGCATTACCCGAGTCCGTGTTCCGATCACTCCGTCCCCCGAGTGCACCTCGTGTCCAGCACGCCCGATACTTGTGAATCTGCCGGCGGTTTGTCGGCCAGCCACGGTGACGTCGTCACTGACGGACAAGCTTTGGCCAAACGCTATGCCGACGTCCGGACGCTCAGCGACAGCATCGTCGCGCCGCTGCAACCAGAGGACTGCGTGCTCCAGTCGATGCCCGATGCCAGTCCGATCCGCTGGCACCTGGCGCACACGACTTGGTTCTTTGAGACCTTTGTTTTGGCCGACCGTTGCGATGCACCGGTCGCCGACGAATCGTTTCGGTATCTGTTCAACAGTTACTACAACACGGTGGGGGATCAATTCCCGCGGCACCAGCGTGGACTGCTTTCGCGTCCCACGGTTCGCGAGGTCATGGGATATCGACGCGACGTCGACGACGCTGTGGTCACGTTGCTGCGAAACGCCGACGTGGTCGATGAGTCTCTAGCACGTGTCATCGAGTTGGGGCTGAATCACGAGCAGCAACATCAAGAATTGATGCTGACCGACATCAAGCACGCCTTTGCCCAGAACCCGCTGTACCCTGCTCATGTCGATGCTGACTGCGGACCATGCGATGCACCGGAGTTGCAGTGGATCAGCAGTGATGGTGGCGTTGTGAAAATGGGATGCACCGGAGACCGGTTCTGTTTCGACAATGAATTGCCACAGCACCGTGTCTTTTTGGAACCCTTTCAAATCGCCAACCGCTTGGTGACGAACGCGGAATACCAACAATTCATCGACGACGGTGGCTATCAGGATCCTCGGCATTGGTTGTCAGCGGGATGGGCGACGGTCCAGCAGCAAGGTTGGACGAACCCGATTTATTGGATTCGCCGAGGCGAGGGGTTTGAC
The DNA window shown above is from Crateriforma spongiae and carries:
- the egtB gene encoding ergothioneine biosynthesis protein EgtB; protein product: MSSTPDTCESAGGLSASHGDVVTDGQALAKRYADVRTLSDSIVAPLQPEDCVLQSMPDASPIRWHLAHTTWFFETFVLADRCDAPVADESFRYLFNSYYNTVGDQFPRHQRGLLSRPTVREVMGYRRDVDDAVVTLLRNADVVDESLARVIELGLNHEQQHQELMLTDIKHAFAQNPLYPAHVDADCGPCDAPELQWISSDGGVVKMGCTGDRFCFDNELPQHRVFLEPFQIANRLVTNAEYQQFIDDGGYQDPRHWLSAGWATVQQQGWTNPIYWIRRGEGFDEFTLGGCHPIDPEAPVAHLSYFEADAFARWSRARLPTEAEWETVAREPSPDDPTSGECIDARRPVHPTHGTPSASGVSGLYGTLWQWTSSSYGPYPGYTPPEGALGEYNGKFMCNQYVLRGSSCATSPGHARRTYRNFFGPDARWQFTGIRLARSV
- a CDS encoding DUF1552 domain-containing protein, encoding MTARTIDQRTENGLLHRRTLLRGASVALGLPMLEAMSPLAKSAFASVDPKRSPVRMACVFVPNGVIVPDWKPTGGGSDWQLSKTLQPLAAFKSKLNVIGGLALDNGRAKKDGAGDHARGGSTFLTAARPVKTSSNIRLGISVDQVAATQLADVTRLPSIELGLEGSRNAGSCDSGYSCAYSSNISWRNETQPMPKETIPRMAFDRMFGSGDSAQRRELNRTRQSILDVVQRDAKRLLGQVNQTDRRKLDEYFTSIREIEKRIERTEREDAAALPDLDVPDGRVEAFREHARLMFDLMAIGFQTDTTRVATLMLDNAGGNRSYAEIGVKDAHHQLSHHRNREENVSKLRKIDYYLVEQLAYFLERLDSIPDGDGTLLDQCMVLYGSGLSDGNRHQHDDLPIVLAGSAGGQLETDRYIVTPSERPMANMFLSMLDMMGTPAESIGDSTGRLDELGVTLNA